One genomic segment of Desulfomicrobium sp. ZS1 includes these proteins:
- the ndk gene encoding nucleoside-diphosphate kinase, translated as MERTFSIIKPDAVARNLQGEIMAMIQSAGLRIKGMKMIQLTRSQAEGFYAVHSERPFFGSLVEYMCSGPCVVMCLEGDNAVQKYRDLMGATNKDNAAEGTIRKKYALDIEKNSCHGSDGQDTAAVEIAYFFNALELVG; from the coding sequence ATGGAACGCACTTTCTCCATCATCAAACCCGACGCCGTCGCCCGCAACCTGCAGGGCGAGATCATGGCCATGATCCAGAGCGCGGGACTGCGCATCAAAGGCATGAAAATGATCCAGTTGACCAGATCCCAGGCCGAAGGCTTCTATGCCGTGCACAGCGAGCGTCCCTTTTTCGGCAGTCTTGTCGAATACATGTGCTCCGGCCCCTGCGTGGTCATGTGCCTGGAAGGCGACAACGCCGTGCAGAAATACCGTGATCTGATGGGCGCGACCAACAAGGACAACGCCGCCGAAGGCACCATCCGCAAGAAATACGCGCTGGACATCGAAAAGAACTCCTGCCACGGTTCCGACGGTCAGGATACCGCAGCGGTCGAAATCGCATACTTCTTCAACGCATTGGAGTTGGTAGGATAA